One Mucilaginibacter ginkgonis genomic region harbors:
- a CDS encoding CopD family protein, producing the protein MAGLFYIVRLFIYHTEAQAKPDAERIILSTQFELMERKLMNIITTPSMLLTLAAGIAMLFIAPAWLQQPWLHIKLAFVGGLIVYHIICIRKMQQMRRGIYTWTSTQLRIWNEVATLFLFAIVFLAVMKNAVNWIYGVVGLILLAMILMSAVKIYKYFRLKR; encoded by the coding sequence ATGGCGGGGCTCTTTTATATTGTACGGCTTTTTATATACCATACAGAGGCGCAAGCCAAACCTGATGCCGAGCGCATAATCCTTTCCACGCAGTTTGAATTGATGGAGCGAAAACTGATGAATATCATTACTACGCCGAGTATGCTGCTTACACTGGCTGCTGGTATAGCTATGTTATTTATAGCTCCTGCATGGCTGCAGCAACCATGGCTGCACATAAAATTGGCTTTCGTTGGCGGACTGATTGTTTACCACATCATCTGCATCCGTAAAATGCAGCAAATGCGACGGGGCATTTACACCTGGACTTCAACCCAACTACGCATCTGGAATGAAGTGGCAACGTTGTTTTTGTTTGCCATAGTGTTTCTGGCAGTGATGAAAAACGCTGTGAACTGGATCTATGGTGTGGTTGGCCTTATCTTACTGGCCATGATCTTGATGTCTGCGGTGAAGATATATAAGTATTTCAGGCTGAAAAGATAA
- the hemE gene encoding uroporphyrinogen decarboxylase, producing MNDLFLKAAFSKLTERPPVWMMRQAGRFMPQYWEIKNKYSFLEMCKTPEIAADVTMLPVDLLDIDAAILFSDILVTGEAMGGQLSFTQGVGPRFANPVRTQADVDALDTEVVHKLQYVADAIKVIQQRLNSRIPLIGFAGAPFTVMSYLVEGGSSKDFKLTKLMLHNQPELAHQLLAKIAKVTAGYLNLQIAAGVNAIQIFDSWAQALAWDDYKEFSHRYIAEIISNLDRKDIPVISFCKGSSVFAPLMAEAKPDVISIDWNADLLDIKKRLPQGIAVQGNLDPHILYADKAVIKDRIYRLFDRMKGEPGFIFNLGHGIMPDIPFDNVKYAVDVIKEYRY from the coding sequence ATGAACGATCTATTTTTAAAAGCCGCTTTTTCTAAACTTACCGAGCGCCCACCTGTGTGGATGATGCGCCAGGCGGGACGTTTTATGCCTCAGTACTGGGAAATAAAGAATAAATATTCTTTCCTGGAAATGTGTAAAACACCCGAAATAGCGGCTGATGTAACCATGCTGCCTGTCGATCTGCTGGATATCGACGCGGCTATATTATTTTCGGACATCCTGGTAACCGGCGAGGCCATGGGCGGGCAATTGAGCTTTACGCAAGGAGTAGGGCCCAGGTTTGCTAACCCGGTGCGCACCCAGGCGGATGTTGACGCGCTGGATACCGAAGTGGTACATAAACTGCAATATGTAGCCGACGCGATAAAAGTAATTCAGCAGAGGCTGAACAGCCGTATACCACTAATAGGTTTTGCAGGTGCACCGTTTACGGTGATGAGCTATTTGGTAGAAGGCGGATCGTCTAAAGACTTTAAGTTGACTAAGTTGATGCTGCACAACCAACCCGAACTGGCGCATCAATTGTTGGCTAAGATCGCTAAAGTAACCGCCGGATATTTAAACCTGCAGATAGCTGCCGGCGTAAATGCTATACAAATATTTGACAGTTGGGCGCAAGCTTTAGCCTGGGACGACTACAAAGAGTTTTCGCACCGTTATATCGCAGAGATCATCAGCAACCTCGATAGAAAAGATATACCGGTTATTTCTTTCTGTAAAGGCAGCTCGGTATTCGCCCCGCTGATGGCGGAAGCTAAGCCCGATGTGATCTCTATCGATTGGAACGCCGACCTGCTGGATATCAAGAAACGTTTGCCGCAAGGCATCGCGGTTCAGGGTAATCTTGACCCGCATATTTTATATGCTGACAAGGCGGTTATAAAAGACCGTATCTATCGTTTGTTTGACAGGATGAAAGGTGAGCCGGGCTTTATCTTCAATCTTGGCCACGGTATTATGCCGGACATTCCGTTCGATAATGTGAAGTATGCGGTTGACGTGATAAAGGAATACAGATATTAG
- a CDS encoding tetratricopeptide repeat protein produces MLTNQARLIIAGVFALMLAFFVYEQVYQLAGVAGMFIVLLIWGYFKEGPVVMAAKTFYDKDYDKTEKLLLSVKHPNWLNRKRRGFYEFMLGSISLQRQDYDSAERHFELAAQYPLRSVNDHVAALAHVANISVRQHNYEKAEAYLGLAEKHYDKTTAKMKALLERIKAEIKQHQ; encoded by the coding sequence ATGTTAACCAACCAGGCAAGGCTAATTATAGCCGGCGTTTTTGCTTTAATGCTGGCATTCTTTGTTTACGAACAGGTTTATCAGCTGGCCGGCGTGGCGGGCATGTTCATTGTGCTGCTTATATGGGGTTACTTTAAAGAGGGCCCTGTAGTTATGGCTGCCAAGACCTTTTACGATAAGGATTACGATAAAACAGAAAAGTTGTTACTATCTGTAAAGCACCCAAACTGGCTAAATCGTAAACGCCGTGGTTTCTATGAATTTATGCTGGGTAGCATCAGCCTGCAGCGGCAGGATTACGACTCGGCTGAGCGGCATTTCGAACTTGCCGCCCAATACCCCTTGCGGTCTGTAAATGACCATGTGGCAGCATTGGCGCATGTGGCCAACATTAGCGTTCGCCAGCATAACTATGAAAAGGCCGAAGCTTATTTGGGTCTGGCCGAAAAGCACTACGATAAGACAACGGCCAAAATGAAGGCATTGCTTGAGCGCATTAAAGCAGAAATTAAACAACACCAATAA
- a CDS encoding response regulator transcription factor — MMSKKRILLAEDEEHLLEAIKLNLELEGYKVSTATNGKKALQIFKEERFNLIILDVMMPEVDGFVVAETIRLENSEVPIMFLTAKNTNEDKIAGLKKGADDYLTKPFNLEELILRVNNLVKRSLKGEDLKEFNSYKIGEKTIHFNSFELVNGDGSITPLTKKETMLLKLLIERRNEAVSREQILETVWNYDVYPSTRTIDNFILTFRKYFEPDPKNPVYFHSIRGVGYKFTDSQH; from the coding sequence ATCATGTCAAAAAAAAGAATTCTATTAGCCGAAGATGAAGAGCACCTGCTCGAGGCCATCAAACTTAACCTCGAACTGGAAGGCTACAAAGTATCTACAGCTACTAATGGCAAAAAAGCCTTACAAATATTTAAAGAAGAACGTTTTAACCTTATCATACTGGATGTGATGATGCCAGAGGTTGATGGTTTTGTAGTTGCCGAGACAATCCGACTGGAGAACTCCGAGGTGCCGATCATGTTCCTTACGGCGAAGAACACCAACGAAGATAAAATTGCCGGTCTAAAGAAAGGTGCTGATGATTACCTCACCAAACCTTTTAACCTTGAAGAGCTGATATTGCGCGTAAACAACCTGGTTAAACGCAGCCTCAAGGGTGAGGACCTTAAAGAGTTTAATAGCTATAAGATAGGTGAAAAAACTATCCATTTTAATTCATTTGAGTTAGTTAATGGCGATGGCTCTATCACCCCGCTAACTAAAAAGGAAACCATGCTGTTGAAGCTGCTGATAGAGCGCCGTAACGAGGCGGTATCGCGCGAGCAGATCTTGGAAACGGTTTGGAATTATGACGTTTACCCATCAACCCGCACCATAGATAATTTCATCCTTACCTTCCGTAAATACTTTGAACCGGACCCTAAAAACCCAGTGTATTTCCACTCTATCCGCGGGGTGGGTTATAAGTTTACAGACAGCCAGCATTAA
- a CDS encoding sensor histidine kinase: MKRPFVIFYALIIYAIAELFWWGYMLVRLQPNRFGMIMGEGSVFIVVFLVGAISLHKSINKERKLQDQKRNFLLSVTHELKSPLASIKLYLETIQKRKLEHSQILDFAGKCLLDVDRLNDMVENMLLAAKIENSSYTFPKEQFNLSMLVDGVVNRLQINRCDFKEQLINAEIEPKVEITGDKFALTSVVTNLIENAVKYSSPCAEVNVRLFRKDGEVYLLVADHGIGIADNEKTRIFDKFYRVGSEDTRNTKGTGLGLYIVKQVLDKHQARIEVKDNVPAGSVFEVVFG; encoded by the coding sequence ATGAAAAGGCCTTTTGTAATTTTTTATGCACTCATCATTTATGCCATAGCAGAACTATTTTGGTGGGGTTATATGTTAGTGCGCCTGCAGCCTAACCGCTTCGGCATGATCATGGGCGAAGGGTCGGTATTTATTGTTGTGTTTTTGGTTGGTGCCATTAGCCTGCACAAGTCCATCAATAAAGAGCGCAAGTTGCAAGACCAGAAAAGAAACTTCCTGTTGTCAGTAACGCATGAGCTTAAGTCGCCCCTGGCATCTATCAAACTATATTTGGAAACTATTCAGAAGCGCAAGCTCGAACATTCCCAAATCCTTGACTTTGCCGGAAAATGTCTTTTAGATGTTGATAGGCTGAATGATATGGTGGAGAATATGCTGTTGGCTGCCAAAATAGAGAATAGCTCATACACTTTTCCCAAAGAGCAATTTAACCTGTCTATGCTGGTTGACGGGGTAGTAAACCGCTTACAGATAAACCGCTGTGATTTTAAAGAACAGCTGATCAACGCGGAGATTGAACCAAAGGTTGAGATCACAGGCGATAAGTTCGCGCTTACATCTGTGGTGACTAATCTCATAGAGAATGCTGTTAAGTATTCATCGCCATGTGCAGAGGTGAATGTAAGATTGTTTAGAAAAGATGGTGAAGTTTACCTGCTGGTTGCAGACCATGGCATAGGCATAGCCGATAATGAAAAAACACGTATTTTCGATAAGTTTTACCGTGTAGGGAGTGAGGATACCCGCAACACAAAAGGGACAGGTTTAGGTTTATACATTGTAAAACAGGTTTTAGACAAGCACCAGGCCCGTATAGAAGTTAAGGACAATGTTCCGGCGGGAAGTGTTTTCGAAGTAGTATTTGGATAA
- the hemL gene encoding glutamate-1-semialdehyde 2,1-aminomutase: METQNNINDISREKSAELYEKAKTYFPGGVNSPVRAFKSVYGTPLFIQKGDGSHLWDADGNEFIDYCCSWGPLILGHNNAQVREKVIEVLQNGMSFGAPTALENELAELILTNNRFIEKLRFTSSGTEAVMSAIRLARGYTKRDKILKFEGCYHGHSDSLLVKAGSGLVTFGETSSAGIPKAFADETIVVSLNDTNALDAAFAEFKGQIAAVIIEPIPANNGLLLQEKAYLQYLREICTQNGTLLIFDEVISGFRVGFEGAAGYYNIQPDIITYGKIIGGGLPVGMYGSSAKIMDHISPVGTVYQAGTLSGNPVAMAAGIAQLNQLLQPGFYEALNNKTTAFANAIQQYADEKGYHFKVYQIRSIFWFAFTDAEAIRAAEEINPASMVDFKVMHRELLNRGIYLGPSGYEVGFISSAHTDDDLAKTKQAIFESLDIVFNSK; this comes from the coding sequence TTGGAAACACAAAATAATATAAACGACATCAGCCGCGAAAAATCTGCGGAACTGTACGAGAAAGCCAAAACATATTTCCCGGGTGGGGTGAATTCTCCTGTGAGGGCTTTCAAGTCGGTATATGGCACGCCGCTTTTCATACAAAAAGGTGATGGCAGCCATTTATGGGATGCTGATGGTAATGAGTTTATAGACTATTGCTGCTCATGGGGGCCGCTTATCCTGGGCCACAACAATGCACAAGTTAGAGAAAAGGTTATAGAAGTTTTGCAGAATGGCATGTCGTTCGGTGCGCCTACTGCGCTAGAAAATGAACTCGCAGAGCTAATCCTTACAAACAACCGTTTTATTGAGAAACTGCGGTTCACCAGCTCGGGTACAGAAGCGGTTATGTCTGCCATCAGGCTGGCACGCGGTTATACCAAACGCGATAAGATATTAAAGTTCGAGGGTTGTTATCACGGTCATTCAGATTCGCTGCTGGTAAAAGCAGGCTCAGGCCTGGTTACCTTTGGCGAAACATCATCGGCAGGTATCCCAAAAGCATTTGCCGATGAAACCATCGTCGTCTCGTTAAACGACACTAACGCATTAGACGCGGCCTTTGCAGAATTTAAAGGCCAGATCGCAGCGGTGATCATAGAGCCTATCCCCGCTAATAACGGATTGTTATTACAAGAGAAAGCCTACTTACAATACCTGCGGGAAATTTGTACGCAAAACGGTACTCTGCTAATTTTCGACGAAGTAATCTCGGGCTTCCGTGTTGGTTTTGAAGGTGCAGCAGGATATTACAACATCCAGCCGGATATCATTACTTACGGCAAAATCATCGGTGGCGGTTTGCCGGTGGGTATGTATGGTTCCTCTGCAAAAATAATGGATCATATATCGCCTGTTGGTACTGTTTACCAGGCCGGTACGCTATCAGGCAACCCGGTGGCCATGGCAGCAGGTATTGCTCAGCTAAACCAGTTGCTGCAACCCGGATTTTATGAGGCGCTGAATAATAAAACAACAGCCTTTGCTAATGCCATACAGCAATATGCAGATGAAAAAGGTTATCACTTTAAAGTATATCAAATAAGGTCTATATTCTGGTTCGCGTTTACAGATGCCGAAGCTATCCGCGCAGCCGAAGAAATAAACCCGGCAAGTATGGTAGATTTTAAGGTGATGCACCGCGAATTATTGAACCGTGGAATTTACCTGGGCCCATCGGGTTATGAGGTGGGTTTTATCTCGTCTGCGCATACTGACGATGACCTGGCCAAAACCAAACAAGCTATTTTTGAAAGTCTCGACATCGTATTTAATAGCAAATAA
- the hemB gene encoding porphobilinogen synthase, whose product MLQRPRRNRKSEVIRQMVQETHLSAANFIFPLFIVDGNNIKTEVLSMPGIYRYSVDNLLREIESCMNLGLKAFDLFPNIDEQLKDKFATESHRENSLYLRAISEVKRHFPEACVVTDVAMDPYSSDGHDGLVENGEILNDATLEILGKMALAHARAGADIIAPSDMMDGRVGYIREVLDDNGFSEVSIMSYSAKYASAFYGPFRDALGSAPKFGDKKTYQMNPANQREALIEARLDESEGADFLMVKPALAYLDVIKLIKDDTELPVAAYNVSGEYAMIKAAVKNGWLNEQRAITEVLMSIRRAGATSILTYHAKEVLENKWL is encoded by the coding sequence ATGCTACAAAGACCAAGAAGGAACCGCAAGAGTGAAGTGATACGCCAAATGGTGCAGGAAACGCACCTGAGCGCGGCCAACTTTATTTTTCCGCTGTTTATTGTCGATGGCAATAATATAAAGACAGAAGTATTGTCTATGCCCGGCATCTACCGGTACTCGGTGGATAATCTGCTGCGGGAGATTGAAAGCTGCATGAATTTGGGTTTAAAGGCGTTCGATCTTTTCCCGAATATCGATGAGCAGCTGAAAGATAAGTTCGCTACAGAAAGCCATCGTGAAAATAGCTTGTACCTGCGCGCTATCAGCGAAGTTAAAAGACATTTCCCCGAAGCATGTGTAGTTACCGACGTAGCTATGGACCCTTATAGTAGCGACGGTCACGACGGGCTGGTAGAGAATGGCGAGATACTCAATGATGCCACTCTCGAAATATTAGGTAAAATGGCCTTGGCCCACGCACGCGCCGGTGCCGATATAATTGCACCGTCTGATATGATGGATGGCCGTGTTGGCTATATCCGCGAGGTACTGGATGATAATGGTTTTAGCGAGGTTTCTATCATGTCATACTCGGCTAAATATGCAAGTGCGTTCTATGGCCCTTTCAGGGATGCTTTGGGTTCTGCGCCTAAGTTTGGTGATAAAAAAACTTACCAGATGAATCCGGCTAATCAGCGGGAAGCGTTGATAGAAGCTCGCTTGGACGAGTCAGAAGGTGCCGACTTTTTAATGGTTAAACCCGCTTTGGCGTATCTGGATGTTATCAAACTGATTAAAGACGATACAGAGCTGCCAGTAGCAGCTTACAATGTAAGCGGCGAATATGCTATGATCAAAGCCGCTGTTAAAAACGGCTGGCTTAATGAGCAGCGTGCTATTACAGAAGTATTGATGAGTATACGCAGGGCGGGTGCAACCTCTATTTTAACGTATCACGCTAAGGAAGTGTTGGAGAATAAGTGGTTGTAA
- the hemC gene encoding hydroxymethylbilane synthase: MERKLLIGTRGSELALWQANFVKNELKNIGVSAELKIIKTQGDRILNLSFDKLEGKGFFTKELEEELMAGTIDIAVHSHKDLPTEQPPGLIIAAVSEREDPAELLLILKDCVDVHQRLSVKYGGMVGTSSNRRKAQLLAIRPDLEIDDLRGNVNTRIQKLRDVRYHAIMLAKAGVKRLGLDLSEFMVEELPPTELIPAPAQGVLAIQIRENDAWLYEKLQLINHPDVAEQLAIERTILKSFGGGCHLPLGCYCRKHEGNYQVFTSLAEDEEDFPDRYFLETPTLDGVVEKVLSKFQKDRKLPKRVFISRELNNQSYFRRALEKHNIEIEAHSMIRTVPIINRFDSHILQHVDWVFFSSKNAVEYFFRLEPVFPHEVKFGVMGAGSEDMLRKYGHFAAFVGQSNDSADVAREFAKLANGSNILFPGALNPMRSIQRGLSADTTIVDLPVYETVDDEDASASSADILVFTSPSNVEKYFEGYLLDSNQQVIAIGKSTGNKLAELGIKYTLPFSPDEIGLAEAVFGL, translated from the coding sequence TTGGAAAGAAAATTACTTATAGGTACACGCGGAAGCGAGCTTGCACTATGGCAGGCCAACTTTGTAAAGAACGAACTGAAGAACATTGGTGTTTCGGCCGAGCTGAAGATCATAAAAACTCAGGGCGACCGCATACTTAACCTTAGCTTCGATAAGCTGGAAGGGAAGGGGTTTTTTACCAAAGAACTGGAAGAAGAACTGATGGCCGGCACCATTGATATCGCGGTACACTCGCACAAAGACCTGCCTACCGAGCAGCCGCCCGGCCTTATCATTGCCGCGGTTTCTGAGCGTGAAGACCCTGCAGAGCTGCTGCTGATCCTGAAGGACTGCGTAGACGTTCACCAGCGCCTGTCTGTAAAATATGGCGGTATGGTGGGTACGTCATCCAATCGCCGTAAGGCACAGTTGCTGGCAATTCGCCCCGACCTGGAGATAGATGACCTGCGCGGAAACGTGAATACCCGTATTCAAAAACTGCGCGATGTTAGATATCATGCCATTATGCTGGCCAAAGCAGGTGTAAAGCGTTTGGGCTTAGACCTGAGCGAATTTATGGTTGAAGAATTACCGCCAACCGAGCTGATCCCGGCCCCGGCACAGGGCGTACTGGCCATCCAGATCCGTGAGAATGATGCCTGGTTATATGAGAAGCTGCAACTCATCAACCACCCCGATGTAGCTGAACAGTTAGCCATAGAGCGTACGATATTAAAAAGTTTCGGTGGTGGATGCCATTTGCCATTAGGTTGCTATTGCCGCAAACACGAGGGCAATTATCAGGTATTTACTTCCCTGGCAGAAGATGAAGAAGATTTTCCGGACCGATATTTCCTGGAAACACCAACGCTTGATGGCGTGGTCGAGAAGGTGCTGTCTAAATTCCAAAAAGATCGCAAGCTGCCAAAACGAGTTTTCATCTCGCGCGAGCTAAATAACCAAAGCTACTTCCGCAGGGCGTTAGAGAAGCACAACATCGAAATCGAGGCACACTCGATGATCCGCACGGTGCCGATCATCAACAGGTTCGATTCGCATATTCTACAGCACGTCGATTGGGTATTCTTCAGCAGCAAAAACGCGGTGGAATACTTCTTCAGGCTGGAGCCGGTTTTTCCGCACGAGGTTAAATTCGGGGTGATGGGTGCAGGGTCTGAAGATATGCTGCGTAAGTATGGGCACTTTGCCGCTTTTGTAGGTCAGAGCAATGACTCGGCCGATGTGGCCCGCGAATTTGCGAAGCTGGCTAATGGCAGCAACATACTGTTCCCGGGAGCGCTGAATCCTATGCGCAGTATACAAAGAGGCTTATCTGCCGATACCACAATTGTCGACTTGCCGGTTTATGAAACTGTGGACGATGAAGATGCTTCGGCATCGTCTGCAGATATACTGGTGTTTACCAGTCCGTCAAACGTAGAAAAGTACTTTGAGGGTTACCTGCTGGATAGTAATCAGCAGGTGATCGCTATTGGTAAATCAACCGGTAATAAACTTGCCGAATTAGGAATTAAATATACACTACCCTTCTCGCCCGACGAAATAGGCTTGGCAGAAGCGGTGTTTGGATTGTAA
- a CDS encoding N-acetylmuramoyl-L-alanine amidase: protein MKRICLAVLSLVILASCSSKKHVVVNTVPVDNSVYAATNKVYTHQTDSLLKIIGNENPPMLIDSTGGTVPAEWVGTVNFGMRKPNYVIIHYTAQDSVQQTLRTFTLTRTAVSAHYVVAKDGKIFHMVNDYLRANQAGVGKWGSITDMNSCSVGIEIDNNGSEPYTGPQIKSLVALLVYLKKSYNIPTANFIGHQDWAPKRKPDPGPYFPWKTVAQYGIGYWSDYIVVPAPEHYDYVTALRLIGYDTSNLKDAVIAFKRHFVQSDVTPAVTPLMLNILYNVAGKY, encoded by the coding sequence ATGAAACGCATTTGTCTTGCTGTACTTTCTTTAGTTATTCTGGCGTCGTGCTCGTCAAAAAAGCATGTGGTGGTAAATACCGTTCCGGTTGATAACAGCGTGTACGCGGCTACCAACAAGGTGTATACCCACCAGACCGACAGCCTATTGAAGATAATCGGCAACGAAAACCCGCCGATGCTGATAGACAGCACGGGCGGTACGGTGCCGGCCGAATGGGTAGGTACGGTAAACTTCGGGATGCGCAAACCTAACTATGTAATTATCCACTATACGGCGCAAGATTCGGTGCAGCAAACACTGCGCACCTTTACGCTAACCCGCACTGCCGTAAGCGCGCATTACGTGGTGGCCAAAGACGGTAAAATATTCCACATGGTTAACGATTACCTGCGCGCCAACCAGGCAGGGGTAGGCAAGTGGGGCAGCATCACTGATATGAACAGCTGTTCTGTAGGCATCGAGATCGATAATAACGGCAGCGAGCCGTATACAGGTCCGCAGATCAAAAGCCTTGTGGCGCTGCTGGTTTACCTAAAGAAATCATACAATATCCCAACTGCAAACTTTATAGGCCACCAAGATTGGGCGCCAAAACGCAAACCCGACCCGGGTCCGTATTTCCCATGGAAAACCGTAGCGCAATACGGCATAGGCTACTGGAGCGACTACATCGTAGTCCCCGCACCCGAGCATTACGACTATGTAACTGCCTTACGTTTGATCGGCTATGACACCAGCAATCTTAAAGACGCGGTGATCGCGTTTAAACGTCACTTTGTGCAAAGCGATGTTACGCCTGCTGTAACTCCGCTAATGCTAAACATTCTGTACAACGTCGCCGGTAAGTATTGA
- a CDS encoding HpaII family restriction endonuclease, whose protein sequence is MMKSRPPLSFLFYDSQIDRFEISKSTRQILKLVAAFTNKSNFSKATRVFKGHYSDPILYNNLVLVESRLPLILQHFGFRNLKQSCSRMNLSTISNNNPLRIHNAVKDFFYKNAFKRLAYHLFVGMTSTEVWHGQPTTTGLSIILERAGKFSEVHIYNLSLLEEFLFRKARIKGNGEFVEIFHV, encoded by the coding sequence ATGATGAAAAGTCGTCCGCCACTCTCTTTTTTATTTTATGACTCACAAATTGATCGATTCGAAATTTCCAAAAGCACCCGGCAAATATTGAAATTAGTCGCAGCATTTACCAACAAATCTAATTTCAGCAAAGCGACAAGAGTATTCAAAGGACATTATAGCGATCCAATACTCTATAACAATTTGGTATTAGTTGAATCAAGACTTCCATTAATTCTCCAACATTTCGGTTTCAGAAATTTAAAGCAGAGCTGTTCGCGAATGAATTTGAGCACTATTAGCAACAATAATCCCTTACGAATACACAATGCCGTAAAAGACTTTTTTTATAAAAACGCGTTTAAGCGGCTCGCATATCATTTGTTCGTGGGGATGACATCAACAGAAGTATGGCACGGGCAGCCGACAACCACTGGGTTATCGATAATTCTTGAACGCGCCGGCAAATTTTCAGAGGTTCACATCTACAACCTAAGCCTTTTAGAAGAATTTCTTTTTAGAAAAGCGCGTATCAAAGGTAATGGAGAATTTGTTGAAATCTTTCACGTATAA
- a CDS encoding HNH endonuclease, whose protein sequence is MKDGQSLWTKEQSILAINLYCKIPFGQMHKGNKDVIELASLIDRSPSAVARKLGNFASFDVKLQQRGIKGLENVSKLDREVWQEYMHNWDEQFIESEKLLAAKKHTSVEKLNGIDLDNLKEVEGKERQRMVIVRVNQSLFRKIVLSNYDNRCCITGLNIPELVIASHIVPWSKHKTDRLNPNNGLALNALHDKAFDCGLLTVTEDLKVKVSTRLLKGKTLEAIKDNFLKYDGGSILEAKKFQPSPEFLKIHNDTFKS, encoded by the coding sequence ATGAAAGACGGCCAATCTCTCTGGACTAAAGAACAATCCATTCTAGCTATCAACTTGTATTGTAAAATCCCTTTTGGACAGATGCACAAAGGGAATAAGGATGTTATTGAACTTGCTTCTTTGATTGATAGAAGTCCAAGTGCTGTAGCAAGGAAGCTAGGAAACTTTGCGAGTTTTGATGTCAAACTTCAACAGAGAGGAATTAAGGGTCTCGAAAATGTAAGTAAGTTAGATAGAGAAGTTTGGCAGGAATACATGCATAATTGGGACGAGCAATTTATTGAAAGTGAAAAGTTGCTGGCGGCAAAAAAGCACACCAGTGTCGAGAAATTAAATGGAATTGATCTTGATAATTTAAAAGAAGTTGAAGGTAAAGAGCGGCAGCGAATGGTCATAGTGAGAGTTAACCAATCACTTTTTAGAAAAATTGTCCTGTCAAACTATGATAATCGTTGTTGCATAACGGGATTAAATATTCCTGAATTAGTTATTGCAAGTCACATAGTACCGTGGAGTAAACATAAAACGGATAGGCTCAACCCTAATAACGGCTTGGCGCTAAATGCGCTACACGACAAGGCTTTTGATTGCGGCTTACTGACAGTTACAGAAGATTTAAAAGTAAAAGTTTCTACACGCCTTCTAAAGGGAAAAACGCTTGAAGCAATCAAAGACAATTTCTTAAAATATGATGGGGGATCAATTTTAGAGGCAAAGAAGTTTCAACCCTCTCCAGAATTTCTTAAAATTCATAACGATACATTTAAATCATAG
- a CDS encoding DUF1810 domain-containing protein, translated as MAAQYDLNGFLKAQAGDYATALAEIKAGRKRSHWMWYIFPQIAGLGHSDMAKHYAIQNLSEAEAYLHHPTLGPRLIEISKALLDLPGSNATAILGTPDDMKLHSSMTLFSLLKNTDPVFQRVLDKFFNGEKDEQTVRRVG; from the coding sequence ATGGCAGCACAGTATGATCTCAATGGGTTTCTTAAAGCACAGGCTGGTGACTATGCAACCGCGTTGGCGGAAATAAAGGCCGGGCGAAAACGCAGTCACTGGATGTGGTACATATTTCCGCAGATTGCAGGCCTTGGCCACAGCGACATGGCTAAACATTACGCCATACAAAACCTTAGCGAAGCCGAAGCTTACCTGCATCACCCCACACTGGGCCCGCGACTGATTGAGATAAGCAAGGCACTGTTAGACCTGCCCGGCAGCAACGCCACCGCTATACTCGGCACGCCGGATGATATGAAACTACACTCGAGCATGACACTGTTTAGCCTGCTCAAAAACACCGACCCTGTGTTTCAACGAGTGCTGGATAAGTTTTTTAATGGTGAAAAAGACGAACAGACAGTAAGGAGGGTGGGGTAG